From a region of the Pseudomonas furukawaii genome:
- a CDS encoding TrbI/VirB10 family protein yields MSLLSADKSPNGLVTGVRKANRLPLFILATAIGVIALVLAMVAMNRAERAAQIETGADSTGEQKPATPVTSSTAADLAKRYGATGVIEPIAEEEEELVEDTGELTPPAEKPAAPQKKKEAPVPVASDTNPQGRPLEYQQQLENFNTTKGRLFEAALTSKSRIEIPTANTMPTTAEGGPLSANEQLEQLRLRAANGGGPASYADRAAEVARIQQMRASGGAEAPSDMGGMGGMGDADSERGGSGFNPTSTEDTWLLQDRLQAPLTPYVVRTGFVIPGIMVGGINSDLPGQIKAQVAQNVYDTATGKFCLIPQGSILVGVYDSNIVFGQERVPVAWQRIIYPDGRALNISGMPGADSAGYSGLHDLTDHHLARIFGAAFAMSVISAGFTLSQDDSSGGTDDRPDASSAMSEALGQNLGQTATQMIQKNLAIQPTNIIRPGMRFNVMVSKDIVFDAPYVAFQY; encoded by the coding sequence ATGTCTCTTCTTAGCGCTGACAAGTCGCCCAATGGATTGGTCACTGGCGTCCGAAAAGCCAACAGGCTTCCGCTGTTCATACTCGCGACTGCGATTGGAGTGATCGCCCTTGTCCTCGCGATGGTGGCAATGAATCGCGCAGAGCGGGCCGCACAGATCGAAACCGGCGCAGATAGCACCGGGGAGCAGAAGCCGGCCACCCCTGTGACCTCTTCGACTGCTGCGGATCTCGCCAAACGCTACGGCGCTACCGGCGTGATTGAGCCAATTGCAGAAGAGGAGGAGGAGCTGGTCGAAGACACGGGGGAACTGACGCCCCCGGCGGAGAAACCGGCCGCGCCACAGAAGAAGAAGGAAGCCCCGGTCCCTGTAGCCAGCGATACCAATCCGCAGGGGCGTCCGCTGGAGTATCAGCAGCAGCTGGAGAACTTCAACACCACGAAAGGACGCCTCTTTGAAGCGGCCCTGACTTCCAAGAGTCGGATCGAAATTCCGACGGCCAACACGATGCCGACCACTGCCGAGGGCGGCCCATTGAGCGCGAATGAGCAACTGGAGCAGCTGCGCCTGCGGGCTGCGAACGGTGGCGGTCCCGCGAGCTATGCAGACCGGGCGGCAGAGGTAGCGCGGATCCAACAAATGAGGGCCAGCGGGGGGGCGGAGGCACCGAGTGACATGGGCGGCATGGGCGGCATGGGCGACGCAGATAGTGAACGGGGCGGGAGCGGCTTCAACCCGACCAGCACAGAAGACACTTGGCTCCTGCAGGACCGTCTGCAGGCGCCGCTGACTCCGTATGTGGTCCGCACGGGCTTCGTGATTCCGGGAATCATGGTTGGGGGGATCAACAGCGATCTGCCGGGGCAGATCAAAGCCCAGGTCGCCCAGAACGTCTACGACACTGCGACAGGCAAGTTCTGCTTGATCCCGCAAGGCTCGATCCTGGTCGGCGTCTACGACAGCAACATCGTCTTTGGCCAGGAGCGAGTCCCCGTGGCATGGCAGCGGATCATCTACCCGGATGGTCGCGCCCTGAACATCAGCGGGATGCCAGGGGCCGACTCGGCAGGCTACTCCGGCCTTCACGATCTCACTGACCACCACCTTGCGCGCATCTTCGGCGCGGCGTTCGCCATGTCGGTGATTTCGGCCGGATTCACCCTGAGCCAAGACGACAGCAGCGGCGGGACGGACGACAGACCAGACGCCAGCAGCGCAATGAGCGAGGCGCTTGGCCAGAACCTGGGCCAAACCGCAACTCAGATGATTCAGAAGAATCTGGCGATTCAGCCAACCAACATAATCCGGCCCGGTATGCGCTTCAACGTGATGGTCAGCAAGGACATCGTTTTCGACGCGCCCTACGTGGCGTTCCAATACTGA
- the pilM gene encoding type IV pilus biogenesis protein PilM, giving the protein MPALWFLLAILAFTSIMFGYDQNSQNDTLNDGELAAVAGNMLVYRNSVSAYASANPAVTGAISDATLGLPNWYRRHQSIGNFISGGRSYVFYMANDLPGLEGLLYERTQSLATGINSGGVLLSPSRGNTGITLPAQVPDRAVVLVQ; this is encoded by the coding sequence ATGCCTGCACTTTGGTTCCTGCTGGCCATACTGGCATTCACCAGCATCATGTTTGGATACGACCAGAATTCACAGAACGACACTCTTAACGATGGGGAGTTGGCGGCAGTCGCCGGCAACATGCTCGTTTATCGAAATTCTGTATCGGCATACGCCAGCGCGAATCCTGCCGTGACAGGCGCCATCAGTGACGCAACTCTCGGCCTCCCCAACTGGTATCGGCGCCACCAGTCAATCGGAAATTTCATCAGTGGCGGGCGGAGCTATGTGTTCTACATGGCGAACGATCTGCCAGGGCTGGAAGGCCTCCTGTATGAGCGGACGCAATCCTTAGCCACTGGAATCAACAGCGGTGGCGTGTTGCTCAGCCCGAGTCGGGGCAATACCGGGATCACTCTTCCGGCCCAGGTTCCAGATCGTGCAGTGGTACTCGTCCAATGA
- a CDS encoding transglycosylase SLT domain-containing protein, which produces MKRLALAALTAATLHAHAETPPPAYQRAAQFGGIPADLLYAIAKAESNFRIKIGTYPWPWTLNVNGAAKYFRTREEACGAILQGLDEFGPYKVDIGLTQQNWGWVGSKYYRHPCDALAPNDNLHTAAVVIRECYDRERDWILAAGCYHRPAGGEPARKYREGVRTKLDQITAGR; this is translated from the coding sequence ATGAAGCGCCTTGCACTTGCTGCACTGACAGCGGCCACCCTGCACGCGCACGCTGAAACGCCGCCGCCGGCCTATCAGCGAGCGGCCCAGTTCGGCGGTATCCCCGCCGATTTGCTGTACGCGATTGCCAAGGCGGAAAGCAATTTCCGGATCAAGATCGGCACCTATCCATGGCCCTGGACGCTGAACGTAAACGGGGCGGCGAAATACTTCCGCACACGCGAAGAGGCCTGCGGCGCAATCCTGCAGGGTCTGGATGAATTTGGGCCGTACAAAGTCGACATCGGCCTGACGCAGCAGAACTGGGGCTGGGTTGGGTCGAAATACTACCGCCACCCCTGCGATGCCCTGGCACCCAACGACAACTTGCACACGGCGGCAGTCGTGATCCGCGAGTGCTATGACCGGGAGCGAGACTGGATCCTGGCTGCCGGCTGTTACCACCGTCCAGCAGGCGGAGAGCCGGCCCGGAAGTACCGGGAAGGGGTGCGGACGAAACTGGACCAGATCACAGCAGGGCGCTGA
- a CDS encoding IncP-type conjugative transfer protein TrbH: MKRLIVAMALSALVGCASQQQFGAYAELPPGYREVMARDAVNQMAGLYPPASTRLSMALEPSDSFGQILVERLRLAGYAVQESPATPLIDAKALGYVMDTLDESTYRVTITVGGESLSRAYFLADHKLSPSGLWARKE, translated from the coding sequence ATGAAACGCCTGATCGTTGCCATGGCGCTGTCGGCGCTGGTGGGCTGCGCAAGTCAGCAGCAGTTCGGCGCATACGCGGAACTGCCGCCGGGATACCGGGAGGTCATGGCGCGGGACGCTGTGAATCAGATGGCGGGCCTGTATCCGCCGGCCAGCACCCGCCTGAGCATGGCTCTTGAGCCCTCGGATAGCTTCGGGCAAATCCTGGTGGAACGCCTCCGGCTCGCGGGCTATGCCGTCCAGGAGTCGCCGGCTACCCCGCTGATTGACGCGAAGGCGCTCGGGTACGTGATGGACACCCTGGACGAAAGCACCTACCGCGTCACCATCACAGTCGGCGGTGAGTCTTTGAGCCGCGCGTATTTCCTGGCCGACCACAAGCTGTCCCCCAGCGGCTTGTGGGCCCGCAAGGAGTAG
- the trbB gene encoding P-type conjugative transfer ATPase TrbB, with amino-acid sequence MIKALQDPLTIEVMLNPDGQLWVERLGEEMQRIGTLPASAAEAAMGTIAACLQTTVSRENPILEGELPLDGSRFEGLIPPVVAQPTFAIRKKASQVFSLEQYLEAGSISKEQYQRICAAVGARQNILVVGGTSSGKTTLSNAIIKKMDELSPDLRLVIIEDTGEIQCSADNAVIMRATAYVSMLQLLRATLRLRPDRILVGEVRGGEALSLLKMWNTGHPGGLATLHANNARAGLTRLEQLVSEATSAPMQHLISEAVDLVIHIAKTANGRKVTGLLEVQDFRNGEYVTEEICPMTPRSHLNEGSKTHELA; translated from the coding sequence GTGATCAAGGCCCTCCAAGATCCGCTCACCATCGAAGTCATGCTGAACCCTGACGGACAGCTCTGGGTGGAGCGTCTGGGTGAGGAGATGCAACGCATTGGCACCCTGCCTGCGTCGGCCGCTGAAGCTGCAATGGGCACCATCGCGGCCTGCCTGCAGACGACGGTTTCCCGCGAGAATCCCATCCTGGAAGGTGAACTGCCGCTGGACGGGAGCCGCTTTGAGGGGCTGATCCCCCCAGTGGTGGCGCAACCGACCTTCGCCATTCGGAAGAAGGCCAGTCAGGTTTTCAGTCTTGAGCAGTACCTGGAAGCAGGCTCCATTTCCAAGGAGCAGTACCAGCGGATCTGCGCCGCCGTCGGCGCGCGGCAAAACATCCTGGTCGTCGGCGGCACGTCGTCAGGCAAGACCACACTGTCCAACGCCATCATCAAGAAGATGGATGAACTCTCCCCCGATCTCCGCTTGGTGATCATTGAAGACACGGGCGAGATCCAATGTTCAGCGGACAACGCCGTCATCATGCGTGCGACGGCATACGTCTCCATGCTCCAACTCCTTCGCGCCACATTGCGCCTGCGCCCTGACCGCATCCTGGTCGGTGAAGTCCGAGGCGGCGAAGCGCTATCCCTCCTGAAGATGTGGAACACCGGCCACCCTGGCGGCCTTGCCACTCTTCACGCCAACAACGCTCGCGCAGGCCTGACAAGGCTTGAGCAGCTTGTATCCGAGGCCACCTCCGCACCGATGCAACACCTGATCAGTGAAGCGGTGGATCTCGTGATTCACATCGCCAAGACAGCCAATGGCCGCAAGGTCACTGGACTGCTTGAAGTCCAGGACTTCAGGAACGGCGAGTACGTAACCGAAGAAATCTGCCCCATGACCCCGAGGAGTCACCTCAATGAAGGATCAAAAACCCATGAGCTTGCGTAA
- a CDS encoding TrbC/VirB2 family protein, protein MSLRKARNYKLDMLCLFALMLLVTTLASPDAMASATAGTLPWDSPLAKLRASITGPVAFTISILGLVGTLSALIWGGELSGVLKSVIVIVMIISIIVAANNFLSVMFGVGAEIAAYAPAMVAGIV, encoded by the coding sequence ATGAGCTTGCGTAAAGCACGCAACTACAAACTGGACATGCTCTGCCTGTTCGCCCTGATGCTGCTGGTCACTACCCTGGCATCGCCGGATGCCATGGCATCCGCTACTGCCGGCACGCTGCCTTGGGACAGCCCGCTGGCCAAGCTGCGCGCGTCCATCACTGGCCCGGTCGCATTCACCATCTCCATCCTCGGCTTGGTAGGCACCCTCTCGGCACTGATCTGGGGCGGTGAACTCAGCGGCGTCCTGAAGTCGGTGATCGTCATCGTGATGATCATTTCCATCATCGTGGCGGCTAACAACTTCCTCAGCGTGATGTTCGGCGTAGGCGCCGAGATCGCCGCCTACGCACCGGCCATGGTTGCAGGGATCGTCTAA
- a CDS encoding site-specific integrase — translation MTENPTLFEALVHYQKNVSILHKGYEQECYRIARISRSPMAQKPIRDIQSPDIASYRDQRLADLNPKTGKPISPATVRLEMSLLSSLWEIGRIEWGICGANPIKDVRKPKAPPGRERRLLPREERLILRHALQHPNPELFSLVVLAVETAMRQGELLKLDWEHINLRTRVAHLPETKNGSRRDVPLSLRARDALTRLGAKPCGRVFSYTSAGLKSTWKFMLNKLGIKDLHFHDLRHEACSRLFELGTLDIMEIAAISGHKSLTMLKRYTHLRASRLVRKLEGKKRRGHQEALSHLIPYPAAVLADGAGVEVRVLDFDDVVGRGECETTALEAAQAALLRRLVLSMRDQQEIPPPDQYLEAVDPRTVVMLDPLLPVQGRCRAA, via the coding sequence ATGACCGAAAACCCCACACTTTTTGAAGCGCTTGTGCACTACCAAAAGAACGTATCCATCCTCCACAAAGGCTATGAGCAGGAGTGCTATCGGATTGCGCGAATCAGCCGGTCCCCGATGGCCCAGAAACCCATCCGGGACATTCAAAGCCCGGACATCGCCAGTTACCGCGACCAGCGACTGGCCGACCTAAACCCGAAGACTGGCAAGCCCATCTCCCCGGCGACCGTTCGCCTGGAAATGTCCCTTCTATCCAGTCTCTGGGAGATAGGGCGGATCGAATGGGGGATCTGTGGGGCTAACCCGATCAAGGATGTCCGCAAACCCAAAGCCCCGCCGGGGCGGGAGCGGCGCCTGCTGCCCCGCGAAGAGAGACTGATACTCCGACATGCTCTCCAGCACCCGAACCCTGAACTCTTTTCCCTGGTTGTGCTGGCAGTTGAAACCGCTATGCGACAAGGGGAACTGCTCAAATTGGACTGGGAGCACATCAATCTTCGGACTCGCGTGGCACACCTACCGGAAACCAAGAACGGATCCCGTCGCGATGTTCCGCTAAGTCTCAGGGCGCGCGATGCCCTCACCAGACTTGGGGCCAAGCCCTGCGGTAGAGTCTTCAGTTACACCAGTGCGGGCCTCAAATCGACCTGGAAGTTCATGCTCAACAAGCTCGGCATCAAAGACCTGCATTTCCACGATCTGCGGCACGAGGCCTGCAGCCGGCTCTTTGAGTTGGGAACCTTGGACATCATGGAGATTGCGGCCATCTCCGGTCACAAGTCGCTGACGATGCTGAAGCGATACACACACCTGCGGGCTTCACGACTGGTGCGCAAGCTGGAAGGCAAGAAGCGGCGCGGCCATCAAGAGGCGCTGAGTCACCTAATCCCCTACCCTGCGGCCGTTCTTGCCGACGGAGCGGGCGTGGAGGTCCGGGTTTTGGACTTTGACGATGTTGTCGGACGCGGGGAGTGTGAAACGACAGCGTTGGAGGCGGCACAGGCTGCCCTGCTCAGACGGCTAGTGCTCTCGATGAGGGACCAGCAGGAAATCCCCCCACCTGATCAGTACCTTGAAGCGGTGGATCCGCGAACAGTGGTCATGCTTGACCCATTGCTGCCGGTCCAGGGGCGGTGTCGGGCAGCTTGA
- a CDS encoding VirB8/TrbF family protein, producing MRLFSKKTDTAAADAAVENPYIAARREWNERYGSYITQRNIGFAVGLAGFVVAAIAVGGAVHIGSQSKFIPVYVLVDKLNNALTAGRGDYAQATPQDVVKAQLARWIEDVRTVTPDKVIKLKQVKGSYALIQDGDPAKTKLDTWFSGQGKNKNNIVEAKEDPFARAASEAVEVQTQGLPLPISPESWQYDWTEIVRDRKGNETDRFNMRVIFTTKQIPPESEEAILVNPSSTFITDFSWSRQF from the coding sequence ATGCGCCTCTTCTCCAAAAAGACGGACACTGCTGCCGCAGACGCAGCGGTAGAAAACCCCTACATCGCCGCCCGCCGTGAGTGGAACGAGCGTTATGGCTCGTACATCACCCAGCGCAACATCGGCTTTGCTGTCGGCTTGGCCGGGTTCGTCGTCGCGGCCATCGCCGTTGGCGGCGCCGTCCACATCGGCAGCCAATCGAAGTTCATCCCGGTGTATGTCCTGGTCGACAAGCTGAATAACGCGCTGACTGCCGGCCGGGGCGACTATGCCCAGGCTACGCCGCAAGACGTGGTTAAAGCGCAGTTGGCCCGTTGGATTGAGGACGTTCGCACGGTGACCCCGGACAAGGTGATCAAGCTGAAGCAGGTCAAGGGGAGCTACGCCCTCATCCAGGATGGGGACCCAGCGAAAACCAAACTGGATACCTGGTTCTCCGGGCAAGGCAAGAACAAGAACAACATCGTCGAAGCTAAAGAAGACCCCTTCGCGCGGGCCGCCAGTGAAGCGGTTGAGGTTCAGACACAAGGTCTGCCGCTACCCATCTCCCCGGAAAGCTGGCAGTACGATTGGACGGAAATCGTTCGGGATCGGAAAGGCAACGAGACGGACCGCTTCAACATGCGGGTCATCTTCACTACGAAGCAGATCCCCCCGGAAAGCGAAGAAGCGATTTTGGTGAATCCGTCCAGCACGTTCATCACTGATTTCTCTTGGTCGCGACAGTTCTAA
- a CDS encoding VirB4 family type IV secretion/conjugal transfer ATPase, with translation MSLLLPRPSSIKPFRSRKPGFSDLLQYAAMPEDGVVTLKYGAYLVSWIYQGEDNASATDTQREIVSAVINRELLKLGSGWMLHTDAIRRPAPKYADEGASAFPDPVTKAIDQERRQTFERLGAMYEGAFIMSVTYQPPLALETKFIDMMFDDDAEIPDEKARYAKQTADFMSKIKSLEDNLSTVLKMERLRGHRVLQEDGSEVIEDDLLAYLNYCITGNQHPIVLPSCAMYLDSLLGGQEFWAGVVPKIGRRFIQTVAISGLPTQSVPGILTELGELPCEYRWSTRFIFMDQHEAQSQFDKFRRKWKQKVRGFMDQLLNKQNGAVDEDALSMVADATGAKAEINSRTVAYGFYTSVVVLMSEDRAEVEESAARIAKMINGRGFAARVETLNTVEAWLGSLPGHGVENIRRPLISTLNLADLMPTSSIWTGSNIAPCPFYRPNSPALMQCATSGNTPFWLNLHVRDLGHTLIFGPPGSGKSVLLALIQAQFRRYENASIYAFDKGMSAYALCKGAGGAHYAVAGDNSPSFAPLADLSSPTDLAWAAEWVDDCLKLQGLVTTPNQRNEIARALTNMRDTESRTVTDLVSTLQDVQMRAALHVYTLDGPMGHLLDAERDSLSVNSFNVFEIEELMSLGDRYVLPVLSYLFRRIEKSLKGQPAMIVLDEAWLMLAHPAFKEKIVEWLKVLRKANCIVVMATQSLSDAVKSGILDVLKEAAPTKIYLANGEARDEETAAIYRKLGLNARQIEIVARATPKRHYYYVSEQGRRVFDLALGPLSLAFVGVSDKEAVAKVKALEATYGADWTHHWLADRGLRLSDYVRAA, from the coding sequence ATGAGCCTGCTCCTTCCAAGGCCCAGCAGCATCAAGCCGTTCCGTTCGCGCAAGCCTGGGTTTTCCGATCTCCTGCAGTACGCCGCCATGCCCGAAGACGGCGTGGTGACGCTGAAGTACGGCGCCTATCTCGTCTCCTGGATCTATCAGGGTGAAGACAACGCGAGTGCAACAGACACCCAACGCGAGATCGTTAGCGCGGTGATCAACCGCGAACTGTTGAAGCTCGGCAGTGGCTGGATGCTCCATACAGATGCAATTCGCCGGCCGGCGCCCAAGTACGCCGACGAAGGCGCGAGCGCGTTCCCGGACCCTGTGACGAAGGCAATCGACCAGGAGCGTCGTCAGACCTTTGAACGCCTGGGAGCGATGTATGAGGGCGCCTTCATCATGTCGGTGACCTACCAGCCGCCGTTGGCCCTGGAAACCAAGTTCATCGACATGATGTTTGACGATGACGCGGAGATCCCGGACGAAAAAGCCCGCTACGCCAAGCAGACCGCCGACTTCATGAGCAAGATCAAGTCGCTGGAGGACAACCTATCGACAGTCCTCAAGATGGAGCGGCTGCGGGGCCACCGCGTGCTGCAGGAGGATGGCAGCGAAGTGATCGAAGACGATCTGCTGGCCTACCTGAACTACTGCATCACCGGCAATCAGCATCCCATCGTCCTGCCTTCCTGTGCCATGTACCTGGACTCGTTGCTGGGAGGGCAGGAATTCTGGGCAGGCGTCGTCCCCAAGATCGGTCGCCGCTTCATTCAGACCGTGGCAATTTCCGGGCTCCCCACTCAATCAGTACCGGGGATCCTGACCGAACTGGGAGAACTCCCGTGCGAATATCGCTGGTCCACGCGCTTCATCTTCATGGACCAGCACGAAGCTCAGAGCCAGTTCGACAAGTTCCGCCGCAAATGGAAGCAGAAGGTCCGGGGTTTCATGGACCAACTGCTGAACAAGCAAAATGGCGCGGTGGATGAGGACGCCCTGAGCATGGTGGCCGACGCCACCGGGGCCAAGGCCGAGATCAACTCCCGCACAGTCGCCTATGGCTTCTATACCAGCGTCGTTGTGCTGATGAGTGAAGACCGGGCGGAAGTCGAGGAGAGCGCAGCACGCATCGCCAAGATGATCAATGGCCGTGGCTTTGCAGCCCGCGTGGAAACACTCAACACCGTTGAGGCATGGCTTGGGAGCCTTCCTGGTCACGGGGTGGAGAACATCCGCCGGCCATTGATCAGCACCTTGAACCTCGCGGACCTGATGCCCACCTCCAGCATCTGGACCGGCTCCAACATAGCTCCATGCCCGTTCTATCGGCCGAACTCTCCGGCCCTCATGCAATGCGCCACCTCGGGCAATACCCCGTTCTGGCTGAATCTGCATGTACGGGATCTTGGCCATACCCTGATTTTCGGCCCGCCGGGCTCGGGTAAGTCGGTACTCCTGGCACTCATTCAGGCCCAGTTCCGCCGCTATGAGAATGCGAGCATCTACGCCTTCGACAAGGGCATGAGCGCATACGCGCTGTGCAAAGGGGCAGGCGGCGCGCATTACGCCGTCGCGGGCGACAACAGCCCATCCTTCGCACCCTTGGCCGACCTTTCCAGTCCTACGGATCTGGCCTGGGCCGCCGAATGGGTGGACGACTGCCTGAAGTTGCAGGGCCTCGTGACCACCCCAAACCAGCGCAACGAGATCGCTCGTGCGCTGACGAATATGCGTGACACCGAATCGCGCACCGTCACGGATCTGGTTAGCACTCTGCAGGACGTTCAAATGCGTGCCGCGCTGCATGTGTACACCCTTGACGGTCCGATGGGTCATCTGCTCGATGCCGAGCGGGACTCCCTTTCGGTCAATAGCTTCAACGTCTTTGAGATCGAGGAGTTGATGAGCCTTGGAGACCGCTACGTCCTCCCCGTGCTCTCCTACCTGTTCCGCCGCATTGAGAAATCCTTGAAGGGCCAACCCGCGATGATCGTCCTGGACGAAGCGTGGCTGATGCTCGCCCATCCGGCCTTCAAGGAAAAAATCGTCGAGTGGCTGAAGGTACTGCGGAAAGCTAACTGCATCGTGGTCATGGCAACCCAGAGCCTCAGCGATGCCGTGAAGTCCGGCATCCTGGACGTTCTGAAGGAAGCCGCCCCAACCAAGATCTACCTCGCCAACGGCGAAGCGCGGGACGAAGAAACGGCGGCGATCTATCGCAAGCTGGGTCTGAACGCCCGGCAGATCGAAATCGTGGCCAGGGCCACTCCCAAGCGGCACTACTACTACGTTTCCGAGCAAGGACGCCGGGTCTTCGACCTCGCGCTTGGCCCCCTTTCCCTGGCGTTCGTCGGCGTTTCCGACAAAGAGGCGGTGGCCAAGGTCAAGGCCCTGGAGGCCACCTACGGCGCCGACTGGACACATCACTGGCTCGCGGATCGCGGCCTTCGACTCTCTGACTATGTGAGGGCTGCCTGA
- the trbG gene encoding P-type conjugative transfer protein TrbG, with translation MKAIATGLLAALPLICWGQEDYSDLFPTGTSTPEPVISNMYYSPNPALSPQEQAGLGISSKWRSSSSTALKPLERQGGVVTFVFGASQPSVVCAVMQVCDIELQKGETPNSVNAGDTARWEVTPTISGNGSAATWHIIVKAMDVGLETSLLITTNRRTYHITLKSHRDQYMARVAFTYPDDSGEEWAAYRKHVESVTQPRAELAAQPRTGSVEYLGDLDFDYRVDGEVRWKPVRVFNDGRKTIIQMPPSMPLEEVPALVVLRGTDSIWPWGKKSEEVMVNYRFQGERYVVDTVFQKAMLITGVGDNQDRVTIERTAE, from the coding sequence ATGAAAGCGATTGCTACTGGCCTCCTGGCCGCACTGCCGTTGATCTGCTGGGGGCAAGAGGATTACTCCGACCTGTTCCCGACTGGCACCTCTACCCCGGAGCCGGTGATCTCCAATATGTACTACAGCCCCAATCCGGCGCTGAGCCCGCAAGAGCAAGCCGGCCTCGGCATATCCAGCAAATGGCGGTCGTCCAGCTCGACCGCGCTAAAACCGTTGGAACGCCAGGGAGGGGTGGTCACCTTCGTGTTCGGGGCCTCGCAGCCGAGCGTCGTCTGCGCGGTGATGCAGGTTTGCGACATCGAGCTGCAGAAAGGCGAGACGCCGAACAGCGTGAACGCAGGCGATACCGCCCGCTGGGAAGTCACTCCGACCATTTCCGGGAACGGCAGCGCGGCGACGTGGCACATCATCGTCAAGGCCATGGATGTTGGCCTGGAGACTTCGCTGCTGATCACGACGAACCGCCGGACGTACCACATCACGCTGAAATCGCACCGCGACCAATACATGGCGCGGGTGGCCTTCACCTACCCCGACGACTCCGGCGAGGAGTGGGCCGCGTATCGCAAGCACGTCGAGTCGGTCACCCAGCCGCGCGCGGAGCTAGCCGCCCAACCACGGACCGGCTCGGTGGAGTACCTGGGCGACCTGGACTTTGACTATCGCGTTGACGGTGAGGTGCGCTGGAAGCCGGTCCGAGTGTTCAACGACGGACGCAAGACGATCATTCAAATGCCCCCATCCATGCCCCTGGAGGAAGTCCCGGCGCTGGTGGTACTGCGTGGCACCGACAGTATCTGGCCATGGGGCAAGAAGTCGGAGGAGGTGATGGTCAACTACAGATTCCAAGGAGAGCGCTACGTCGTGGATACCGTGTTTCAGAAGGCGATGCTGATTACTGGTGTGGGCGACAACCAGGACCGAGTGACCATTGAGAGGACTGCCGAATGA
- a CDS encoding conjugal transfer protein TrbD, whose product MALRTIPIRQVGSRINLVLGGDRELVLTSLMICCVLVFSAFELKAAVVGGIFWVASLYGLRLMAKKDPQMRFVYLRSLKYEAYYPAQSTPFYENAREYK is encoded by the coding sequence ATGGCATTGCGCACGATCCCCATTCGACAAGTCGGAAGCCGGATAAACCTAGTCCTCGGCGGGGATCGTGAGCTGGTCCTTACCTCGCTGATGATCTGCTGCGTCCTGGTCTTCTCGGCTTTTGAACTCAAGGCCGCCGTTGTCGGCGGAATCTTCTGGGTGGCCAGCCTCTACGGTCTTCGCCTGATGGCGAAGAAAGATCCGCAGATGCGGTTCGTGTACCTGCGAAGCCTCAAGTACGAGGCCTATTACCCAGCTCAATCCACACCGTTCTACGAGAACGCCAGGGAGTACAAATGA